Within Actinosynnema pretiosum, the genomic segment GAACTCGGGGACGTGGCGGGTGATCGGCGCGTCCAGGTCCAGCTCGCCGCGTTCGGCGAGCTGGACGGCGGCGAGCGCGGTGAACGACTTGCTCACCGACGCGACGGGCATCCTGGTTGTGGCGGTGACGGCGTCGCCGCCGGACGTGCGTCCCCGCCCGAAGGCGCGCACGACCCGGTCCCCGCGCGTGATGGCGACGGCGACACCGGGGTAGGCGGCGGCGTCGGCCTGCTCGGCGACGAACCGCTCGACGGCGGCGAGGTCCGGTTCGGGCGCCTCGGTGGCAGGTGGCGCGGTGGCAGGTGGTGCGGCGGTCAGGAGCAGTGCCGCGACGAACGCGGCCGTGGTGGTTCCGGTCATCGTCCCGCTCTCGGTGGTGGTCCCCTGGGTCGACGGCGACGCTACGAACAGCGGGATCGGTGGCGCAGGGCCGGAAGGTCAGGCGGTGCCCCCGACTTTCGTCAGGGGTGCCGGGGAGGGGCGTCGACCGGTAGAACTGACTGGGAGGCGACGATGACCACCGCTGTCGCGATCGTCGGGGCCGGGCTGGGCGGGCTGGCGCTCGCCCGCGTGCTGCGCGTGCGCGGCGTGGAGGCCGTCGTCTACGAGCGCGAGCCGGGACGCGGGGCGCGCGGGCAGGGCGGGATGCTCGACATCCACTCCGGGCAGGCCGCGCTGCGCGAGGCGGGCCTGGTCGACGGCTTCCGCGCGATCGCGCGCGGCGCGGGCCAGGACATGCGGCTGCTGGACGCGGACGGCACCCTGCTGCTGCGGGAGGACACCCCGCCGGACGCCCCGCTGGAGCGCCCCGAGGTCGACCGCGCGGACCTGCGCGACCTGCTGCTCGACTCGCTGCCGGAGGGCGTCGTGCGCTGGGGCCGGGCGTTCGAGTCGGCGGCGGACGGCGTGCTGCGCCTGGAGGGCGGCGGCAGCGCGCGGTACGACCTGCTGGTGGGCGCGGACGGCGCGAACTCGCGGGTGCGCCCGCTGCTCACCCCGGCGCGGCCCGAGCACACCGGTCAGCACGTCGTGGAGCTGGGCATCCCCGACGCCGACCGCACCCACCCGGAGCTGGCGGCGATGGTGGGCCGGGGCAACTACTGGGTGCTGGGCGACGGGCAGTCGCTCGCGGCGCAGCGCAACGGCGACGGCCGGGTGCGCCTCTACCTGAGCTTCTACCGGACCCCGGCGGACTGGATCACCACCTGCGGCGTCCCGTTCGACGACCCGGAGGCGGCCAAGGCGCGCCTGCTGGAGCTGTTCGCGGGCTGGGACCCGAGGTCGACGGCGCTGATCGGGGCGTGCGACGACCTGGTCGTCCCCCGCGCGATCACCGCCCTGCCGGTGGGCCTGACCTGGCCGTCGCGCCCGGACACGACCCTGCTCGGCGACGCCGCCCACCTGATGCCGCCCGCGGGCGAGGGCGCGAACCTGGCCCTGCTCGACGGCGCGGCACTGGGTCGCGCGGTGGCGGCGCACCCAGGTGACCTGGGGGCGGCGGTGGCCGAGTACGAACGCGGGATGTTCGAGCGCTCCGCAGCCGCCGCGCGGCAGTCCGCGCGGCTCCAGGGGGTGATGGCGGCCCCGGACGCGGCGCAGCGGGTGCTGGCGTT encodes:
- a CDS encoding FAD-dependent oxidoreductase; translation: MTTAVAIVGAGLGGLALARVLRVRGVEAVVYEREPGRGARGQGGMLDIHSGQAALREAGLVDGFRAIARGAGQDMRLLDADGTLLLREDTPPDAPLERPEVDRADLRDLLLDSLPEGVVRWGRAFESAADGVLRLEGGGSARYDLLVGADGANSRVRPLLTPARPEHTGQHVVELGIPDADRTHPELAAMVGRGNYWVLGDGQSLAAQRNGDGRVRLYLSFYRTPADWITTCGVPFDDPEAAKARLLELFAGWDPRSTALIGACDDLVVPRAITALPVGLTWPSRPDTTLLGDAAHLMPPAGEGANLALLDGAALGRAVAAHPGDLGAAVAEYERGMFERSAAAARQSARLQGVMAAPDAAQRVLAFFQPG